A section of the Prionailurus bengalensis isolate Pbe53 chromosome C2, Fcat_Pben_1.1_paternal_pri, whole genome shotgun sequence genome encodes:
- the DVL3 gene encoding segment polarity protein dishevelled homolog DVL-3 isoform X1, producing MGETKIIYHLDGQETPYLVKLPLPAERVTLADFKGVLQRPSYKFFFKSMDDDFGVVKEEISDDNAKLPCFNGRVVSWLVSAEGSHPEPAPFCADNPSELPPPMERTGGIGDSRPPSFHPHAGGGSQENLDNDTETDSLVSAQRERPRRRDGPEHTTRLNGTAKGERRREPGGYDSSSTLMSSELETTSFFDSDEDDSTSRFSSSTEQSSASRLMRRHKRRRRKQKVSRIERSSSFSSITDSTMSLNIITVTLNMEKYNFLGISIVGQSNERGDGGIYIGSIMKGGAVAADGRIEPGDMLLQVNEINFENMSNDDAVRVLREIVHKPGPITLTVAKCWDPSPRGCFTLPRSEPIRPIDPAAWVSHTAAMTGTFPAYGMSPSLSTITSTSSSITSSIPDTERLDDFHLSIHSDMAAIVKAMASPESGLEVRDRMWLKITIPNAFIGSDVVDWLYHNVEGFTDRREARKYASNLLKAGFIRHTVNKITFSEQCYYIFGDLCGNMANLSLHDHDGSSGASDQDTLAPLPHPGAAPWPMAFPYQYPPPPHPYNPHPGFPELGYSYGGGSASSQHSEGSRSSGSNRSGSDRRKEKDPKAGDSKSGGSGSESDHTTRSSLRGPRERAPSERSGPAASEHSHRSHHSMASSLRSHHTHPSYGPPGVPPLYGPPMLMMPPPPAAMGPPGAPPGRDLASVPPELTASRQSFRMAMGNPTKNFGLFDFL from the exons ATGGGCGAGACCAAGATCATCTACCACCTGGACGGGCAGGAGACGCCGTACCTGGTGAAGCTGCCCCTGCCCGCCGAGCGCGTCACCTTGGCGGACTTTAAGGGCGTTCTGCAGCGACCCAGCTATAAGTTCTTCTTCAAGTCTATGGACGACGATTTCGG AGTGGTGAAGGAGGAAATCTCTGACGACAATGCCAAGCTGCCCTGCTTCAATGGCCGGGTGGTGTCCTGG TTGGTGTCTGCTGAGGGCTCACACCCAGAGCCTGCTCccttctgtgctgacaacccatcGGAACTGCCACCACCCATGGAACGCACAGGAGGCATTGGGGACTCCCGGCCCCCATCCTTCCA CCCTCATGCTGGTGGAGGCAGCCAGGAGAACTTGGACAATGACACAGAGACAGACTCCTTGGTGTCAGCCCAGCGTGAGCGGCCACGCAGGAGGGACGGCCCAGAACACA CAACCCGGCTAAATGGAACTGCAAAGGGGGAGCGGCGGCGAGAGCCAGGGGGTTACGATAGCTCATCCACCCTTATGAGCAGCGAGTTAGAGACCACCAGCTTCTTTGATTCGGATGAGGATGACTCCACCAGCAG GTTCAGCAGCTCCACAGAGCAGAGCAGCGCCTCACGCCTGATGAGAAGACATAAGCGGCGGCGGAGGAAGCAGAAGGTTTCGCGGATTGAGCGG TCCTCGTCCTTCAGCAGCATCACGGACTCCACCATGTCACTCAACATCATCACAGTCACTCTCAACATGG AAAAGTACAACTTTTTGGGCATCTCCATTGTGGGCCAAAGCAACGAGCGTGGTGATGGAGGCATCTACATCGGCTCTATCATGAAGGGTGGGGCTGTGGCTGCAGATGGACGCATCGAGCCAGGAGATATGCTGTTACAG GTAAACGAGATCAACTTTGAGAACATGAGTAATGACGACGCAGTCCGGGTACTGCGGGAGATTGTGCACAAACCGGG GCCCATCACCCTGACTGTAGCCAAGTGCTGGGACCCAAGTCCACGTGGTTGCTTCACACTGCCCAGGA GCGAGCCCATCCGGCCCATTGACCCTGCCGCCTGGGTCTCCCACACTGCAGCCATGACCGGCACCTTCCCTGCCTATGGCATGAGCCCCTCCCTGAGCACCATCACCTCCACCAGCTCTTCCATCACCAGCTCCATCCCTGATACAGAAC GCCTAGACGActtccacctatccatccacagTGACATGGCCGCCATCGTAAAAGCCATGGCCTCCCCTGAATCTGGGCTGGAGGTCCGTGACCGCATGTGGCTCAAGATTACCATCCCCAACGCTTTCATCG GCTCAGATGTGGTGGACTGGCTGTACCACAACGTGGAAGGCTTCACTGACCGGCGAGAGGCCCGCAAATATGCCAGCAACCTGCTGAAAGCCGGCTTCATCCGCCACACTGTCAACAAGATCACCTTCTCTGAGCAGTGCTACTACATCTTCGGTGACCTCTGTGGCA acATGGCCAACCTGTCCCTCCATGATCACGATGGCTCCAGCGGCGCCTCTGACCAGGACACGCTGGCCCCTTTGCCACACCCAGGGGCAGCCCCTTGGCCCATGGCTTTCCCTTACCAGTACCCGCCGCCCCCGCACCCCTACAACCCTCACCCAGGCTTCCCAGAGCTGGGATACAGCTATGGTGGGGGCAGCGCCAGCAGTCAGCACAGTGAAG GCAGCCGGAGCAGTGGCTCCAACCGTAGCGGCAGTGACCGACGGAAGGAGAAGGACCCGAAGGCGGGGGACTCAAAGTCTGGCGGCAGCGGCAGCGAGTCGGACCACACAACCCGCAGCAGCCTGCGGGGGCCGCGGGAGCGGGCGCCCAGCGAGCGCTCAGGTCCTGCCGCCAGCGAGCATAGCCACCGCAGCCACCACTCAATGGCCAGCAGCCTGCGCAGTCACCACACGCACCCGAGCTACGGCCCCCCTGGCGTGCCCCCTCTCTACGGTCCCCCCATGCTGATGATGCCCCCTCCGCCCGCGGCCATggggcccccaggagcccctccggGTCGCGACCTGGCCTCCGTGCCCCCCGAACTGACAGCCAGCAGACAGTCCTTCCGCATGGCCATGGGAAACCCCA CCAAGAATTTCGGGCTGTTTGACTTTCTGTGA
- the DVL3 gene encoding segment polarity protein dishevelled homolog DVL-3 isoform X2 has product MGETKIIYHLDGQETPYLVKLPLPAERVTLADFKGVLQRPSYKFFFKSMDDDFGVVKEEISDDNAKLPCFNGRVVSWLVSAEGSHPEPAPFCADNPSELPPPMERTGGIGDSRPPSFHPHAGGGSQENLDNDTETDSLVSAQRERPRRRDGPEHTTRLNGTAKGERRREPGGYDSSSTLMSSELETTSFFDSDEDDSTSRFSSSTEQSSASRLMRRHKRRRRKQKVSRIERSSSFSSITDSTMSLNIITVTLNMEKYNFLGISIVGQSNERGDGGIYIGSIMKGGAVAADGRIEPGDMLLQVNEINFENMSNDDAVRVLREIVHKPGPITLTVAKCWDPSPRGCFTLPRSEPIRPIDPAAWVSHTAAMTGTFPAYGMSPSLSTITSTSSSITSSIPDTERLDDFHLSIHSDMAAIVKAMASPESGLEVRDRMWLKITIPNAFIGSDVVDWLYHNVEGFTDRREARKYASNLLKAGFIRHTVNKITFSEQCYYIFGDLCGSSRSSGSNRSGSDRRKEKDPKAGDSKSGGSGSESDHTTRSSLRGPRERAPSERSGPAASEHSHRSHHSMASSLRSHHTHPSYGPPGVPPLYGPPMLMMPPPPAAMGPPGAPPGRDLASVPPELTASRQSFRMAMGNPTKNFGLFDFL; this is encoded by the exons ATGGGCGAGACCAAGATCATCTACCACCTGGACGGGCAGGAGACGCCGTACCTGGTGAAGCTGCCCCTGCCCGCCGAGCGCGTCACCTTGGCGGACTTTAAGGGCGTTCTGCAGCGACCCAGCTATAAGTTCTTCTTCAAGTCTATGGACGACGATTTCGG AGTGGTGAAGGAGGAAATCTCTGACGACAATGCCAAGCTGCCCTGCTTCAATGGCCGGGTGGTGTCCTGG TTGGTGTCTGCTGAGGGCTCACACCCAGAGCCTGCTCccttctgtgctgacaacccatcGGAACTGCCACCACCCATGGAACGCACAGGAGGCATTGGGGACTCCCGGCCCCCATCCTTCCA CCCTCATGCTGGTGGAGGCAGCCAGGAGAACTTGGACAATGACACAGAGACAGACTCCTTGGTGTCAGCCCAGCGTGAGCGGCCACGCAGGAGGGACGGCCCAGAACACA CAACCCGGCTAAATGGAACTGCAAAGGGGGAGCGGCGGCGAGAGCCAGGGGGTTACGATAGCTCATCCACCCTTATGAGCAGCGAGTTAGAGACCACCAGCTTCTTTGATTCGGATGAGGATGACTCCACCAGCAG GTTCAGCAGCTCCACAGAGCAGAGCAGCGCCTCACGCCTGATGAGAAGACATAAGCGGCGGCGGAGGAAGCAGAAGGTTTCGCGGATTGAGCGG TCCTCGTCCTTCAGCAGCATCACGGACTCCACCATGTCACTCAACATCATCACAGTCACTCTCAACATGG AAAAGTACAACTTTTTGGGCATCTCCATTGTGGGCCAAAGCAACGAGCGTGGTGATGGAGGCATCTACATCGGCTCTATCATGAAGGGTGGGGCTGTGGCTGCAGATGGACGCATCGAGCCAGGAGATATGCTGTTACAG GTAAACGAGATCAACTTTGAGAACATGAGTAATGACGACGCAGTCCGGGTACTGCGGGAGATTGTGCACAAACCGGG GCCCATCACCCTGACTGTAGCCAAGTGCTGGGACCCAAGTCCACGTGGTTGCTTCACACTGCCCAGGA GCGAGCCCATCCGGCCCATTGACCCTGCCGCCTGGGTCTCCCACACTGCAGCCATGACCGGCACCTTCCCTGCCTATGGCATGAGCCCCTCCCTGAGCACCATCACCTCCACCAGCTCTTCCATCACCAGCTCCATCCCTGATACAGAAC GCCTAGACGActtccacctatccatccacagTGACATGGCCGCCATCGTAAAAGCCATGGCCTCCCCTGAATCTGGGCTGGAGGTCCGTGACCGCATGTGGCTCAAGATTACCATCCCCAACGCTTTCATCG GCTCAGATGTGGTGGACTGGCTGTACCACAACGTGGAAGGCTTCACTGACCGGCGAGAGGCCCGCAAATATGCCAGCAACCTGCTGAAAGCCGGCTTCATCCGCCACACTGTCAACAAGATCACCTTCTCTGAGCAGTGCTACTACATCTTCGGTGACCTCTGTGGCA GCAGCCGGAGCAGTGGCTCCAACCGTAGCGGCAGTGACCGACGGAAGGAGAAGGACCCGAAGGCGGGGGACTCAAAGTCTGGCGGCAGCGGCAGCGAGTCGGACCACACAACCCGCAGCAGCCTGCGGGGGCCGCGGGAGCGGGCGCCCAGCGAGCGCTCAGGTCCTGCCGCCAGCGAGCATAGCCACCGCAGCCACCACTCAATGGCCAGCAGCCTGCGCAGTCACCACACGCACCCGAGCTACGGCCCCCCTGGCGTGCCCCCTCTCTACGGTCCCCCCATGCTGATGATGCCCCCTCCGCCCGCGGCCATggggcccccaggagcccctccggGTCGCGACCTGGCCTCCGTGCCCCCCGAACTGACAGCCAGCAGACAGTCCTTCCGCATGGCCATGGGAAACCCCA CCAAGAATTTCGGGCTGTTTGACTTTCTGTGA
- the EIF2B5 gene encoding translation initiation factor eIF-2B subunit epsilon codes for MAATVVASPGAVASRANKRSGPGPGSGSGAGAKGSEEEPPPPLQAVLVADSFNRRFFPISKDQPRVLLPLANVALIDYTLEFLTATGVQETFVFCCWKAAQIKEHLLKSKWCRPTSLNVVRIITSELYRSLGDVLRDVDAKALVRSDFLLVYGDVISNINITKALEEHRLRRKLEKNVSVMTMIFKESSPSHPTRCHEDNVVVAVDSATNRVLHFQKTQGLRRFSFPLSLFQGSGDGVEIRYDLLDCHISICSPQVAQLFTDNFDYQTRDDFVRGLLVNEEILGNQIHMHVTTREYGARVSNLHMYAAVCADVIRRWVYPLTPEANFTDSTTQNCTHSRHNIYRGPEVSLGHGSVLEENVLLGSGTVIGSNCSITNSVIGPGCRIGDNVVLDQAYLWQGVRVAAGAQIHQSLLCDNAEVKEQVTLKPRCVLTSQVVVGPDITLPEGSVISLHPPDAEEDEDDGQFSDDSGANQEKEKVKLKGYNPAEVGVAGQGYLWKAADMNVEEEEELRQNLWGLKINVEEESETESEQSMDAEELDSRTGSPQMDDFKVFQNEVLGTLQRGKEENISCDNLVLEINSLKYAYNISLKEVMQVLSHVVLEFPFQHMDSLLDPNRYCTLLLPLLKAWSPVFRNYIKRAADHLEALAAIEDFFLEHEALSTSLAKVLMAFYQLEILAEETILSWFSQRDMTDKGQQLRKNQQLQRFIQWLKEAEEESSEDD; via the exons ATGGCGGCGACTGTGGTGGCGTCGCCTGGTGCGGTGGCTAGTCGGGCCAACAAGCGCAGCGGCCCTGGGCCGGGAAGCGGCAGCGGCGCGGGAGCCAAAGGGTCGGAGGAGGAACCGCCGCCGCCCCTACAAGCAGTTCTGGTGGCAGATAGCTTCAATCGCCGCTTCTTCCCCATCTCTAAGGACCAGCCTCGG GTCCTCTTGCCCCTGGCCAATGTGGCACTAATTGACTACACTCTGGAATTTCTGACCGCCACAGGTGTACAGGaaacctttgttttttgttgctggAAGGCTGCTCAAATCAAGGAACATTTACT GAAATCCAAGTGGTGCCGCCCTACATCCCTCAACGTGGTTCGAATAATTACATCAGAATTATATCGATCACTGGGGGATGTTCTCCGTGATGTTGATGCCAAGGCCTTGGTGCGCTCTGACTTCCTTCTGGTGTATGGGGATGTCATCTCAAACATCAATATTACCAAAGCCCTGGAAGAACACAG ATTGAGGCGgaagctagaaaaaaatgtatctgtgaTGACAATGATCTTCAAAGAGTCATCCCCTAGCCACCCAACTCGTTGCCATGAAGACAATGTGGTAGTGGCTGTGGATAGTGCCACAAACCGGGTTCTCCATTTCCAAAAGACCCAAGGTCTTCGAcggttttcttttcctctg AGTTTGTTCCAGGGCAGTGGAGATGGTGTAGAGATTCGCTATGATTTACTGGACTGTCACATCAGCATCTGCTCTCCTCAG GTGGCTCAACTCTTTACAGACAACTTTGACTACCAAACTCGAGATGACTTTGTGCGAGGCCTGTTAGTGAATGAGGAG ATCCTAGGGAACCAGATCCACATGCATGTGACAACTAGGGAATATGGCGCCCGGGTCTCCAACCTACACATGTATGCGGCTGTCTGTGCTGATGTCATCCGCCGATGGGTCTACCCACTCACGCCAGAGGCAAACTTCACTGACAGCACAACCCAGAACTGCACTCATTCCCGGCATAACATTTACCGAGGGCCTGAAGTCAGCCTAGGCCATGGCAGCGTCCTGGAGGAAAATGTGCTTCTGGGCTCTGGCACTGTCATTGGCAGCAATTGCTCTATTACCAACAGTGTCATTGGCCCTGGCTGCCGCATTG GTGATAACGTGGTGCTGGACCAGGCCTACCTGTGGCAGGGTGTCCGAGTGGCTGCTGGAGCACAGATCCATCAATCTCTGCTCTGTGACAATGCTGAAGTCAAGGAACAAGTTACACTGAAGCCACGCTGTGTCCTTACTTCCCAG GTGGTAGTGGGCCCAGACATCACGCTGCCTGAGGGCTCGGTGATCTCTTTGCACCCTCCAGATGCAGAGGAAGATGAGGATGATGGCCAGTTCAGTGACGATTCTGGGGCTAaccaagaaaaggagaaagtgaagCTGAAAG GTTACAATCCAGCAGAAGTCGGAGTTGCTGGCCAGGGCTACCTCTGGAAAGCTGCAGACATGAatgtagaagaggaagaagaactaCGGCAGAATCTATGGG GACTCAAAATCAATGTGGAAGAAGAGAGTGAAACTGAGAGTGAGCAGAGTATGGATGCTGAGGAGCTAGACAGCCGAACGGGCTCCCCACAGATGGATGACTTCAAAG taTTCCAGAATGAAGTCCTGGGAACACTACAGCGGGGCAAGGAGGAGAACATTTCTTGTGACAATCTAGTCCTAGAGATCAACTCTCTCAA ATACGCCTACAACATAAGTCTAAAGGAGGTGATGCAAGTATTGAGCCACGTGGTCCTGGAGTTCCCCTTCCAACACATGGATTCCCTGCTGGACCCAAACCGTTACTGCACCCTGCTGCTTCCC CTTCTCAAAGCCTGGAGTCCTGTTTTTAGGAACTACATAAAGCGTGCAGCTGATCATTTGGAAGCATTGGCAGCCATTGAGGACTTCTTCCTGGAGCATGAAGCTCTTAGTACTTCCCTGGCCAAG GTGCTGATGGCTTTCTACCAGCTAGAGATCCTGGCTGAGGAAACAATCCTGAGCTGGTTCAGCCAAAGGGATATGACTGATAAGGGGCAGCAATTGCGCAAGAACCAACAG CTGCAGAGGTTCATCCAGTGGCTaaaagaggcagaagaggaaTCATCTGAAGATGACTGA